In Cryptococcus neoformans var. grubii H99 chromosome 9, complete sequence, a genomic segment contains:
- a CDS encoding vacuolar protein: MSSDKSTRPAKPVEIPRSAPSSSGLSFRAFFPLFGLLVVLIYQNYPGISSTIITRLSGNASLADRPAPGQLAIVEQDVHLPDSARCPIQPEPLNVGEDWNPLEDSVYSNLAAKRLSKAVQIDTVAYDDMPMDTTDPAFDKHFVFARFIEHEYPKLISDLKHEVINNHGHLFTWEGSNPNLKPIMLMAHIDTVPVPPETLGQWKYLPFEGAITQDGTPDTPGTWIWGRGSSDCKNSLLGIYGAVERLISEGYKPERTVIISNGFDEEVGGARGAAAIAKVLEERYGKHGVAFLVDEGVTGILEYYGASVALFGMAEKGSVNVKVKIESLGGHSSVPPRHTGIGVISRILTKLEDNPFPPILTPETPFFKFLACMSEYAPLVPEFIKTKIKHPKEWSMLAHGLAARNRILNSFLATTQAIDLISGGVKYNALPEYTEATINHRIAFTSSINETLQHIVDLIVPVAQSLNFTISPFDGSPKTSDFHISLEAPYSLEPAPITPSDSKSFELMAGTTKHVFGKETIVSPSGMFANTDTKRMWNVTKNIYRFSPALVTESVGMHTVNERISLNAHLTTTRFFYKLIRNSEGWVNDDG, from the exons ATGTCCTCCGACAAATCAACGAGGCCAGCCAAGCCCGTTGAGATTCCCCGATCCgccccttcatcttccggcCTCAGCTTCCGTgcattcttccctctcttcgGCCTTTTGGTAGTCTTGATCTATCAGAACTACCCCGGCATCTCGTCTACTATCATAACAAGGCTGTCCGGGAACGCTTCTCTTGCTGATCGTCCTGCTCCCGGGCAACTTGCCATCGTTGAGCAGGATGTTCATTTGCCCGACTCCGCTAGGTGTCCTATTCAACCCGAACCGTTAAATGTGGGCGAGGACTGGAATCCTCTTGAAGATTCTGTCTACTCCAATTTGGCTGCCAAGCGACTATCCAAGGCTGTTCAGATAGACACCGTTGCCTACGATGACATGCCGATGGACACTACCGACCCTGCGTTTGACAAGCACTTCGTCTTTGCACGCTTCATTGAGCACGAGTATCCCAAGCTTATCTCAGATCTCAAGCACGAGGTTATCAACAACCATGGACATCTGTTTACATGGGAAGGTTCCAACCCCAATTTAAAACCTATCATGCTTATGGCGCATATCGATACTGTACCTGTGCCTCCCGAGACACTTGGTCAATGGAAGTACCTGCCTTTTGAAGGGGCTATCACCCAAGATGGAACGCCTGATACCCCTGGTACTTGGATATGGGGACGAGGGTCTTCGGACTGCAAAAACTCTTTGTTGGGGATCTATGGCGCCGTGGAACGTCTTATCTCCGAGGGCTACAAGCCTGAACGCACAGTGATCATTTCCAATGGCttcgatgaagaa GTTGGCGGAGCGCGAGGAGCTGCGGCCATTGCAAAGGTCTTAGAAGAACGTTACGGCAAACACGGTGTTGCTTTTTTGGTCGATGAAGGTGTCACCGGTATCCTGGAATATTACGGCGCATCAGTGGCGTTGTTTGGCATGGCCGAAAAAGGTTCAGTCAATGTCAAGGTCAAGATAGAGTCCCTTGGTGGTCATTCGAGTGTTCCCCCTCGCCACACTGGCA TTGGTGTCATCTCCCGGATCCTTACCAAACTCGAAGACAACCCTTTCCCACCTATCCTTACTCCCGAGACCCCTTTCTTCAAGTTCCTCGCTTGCATGTCAGAGTATGCACCTCTTGTACCAGAGTTCATCAAGACCAAGATCAAGCACCCCAAAGAGTGGTCGATGCTCGCTCATGGCCTTGCGGCTCGGAACAGGATTCTCAACAGCTTCTTGGCTACAACCCAGGCCATCGATCTGATCTCCGGAGGTGTAAAATACAATGCTCTGCCCGAATATACTGAAG CTACCATTAACCACCGAATCGCATTCACGTCATCTATCAATGAAACTCTTCAACACATTGTTGACCTCATTGTCCCTGTCGCCCAATCCCTCAATTTTACTATCTCCCCCTTTGACGGCTCGCCCAAGACGTCAGATTTCCACATCAGCCTCGAAGCGCCTTATAGCCTGGAACCGGCACCAATCACTCCCTCTGATTCAAAAAGTTTTGAGTTGATGGCTGGAACGACAAAGCATGTTTTTGGAAAGGAAACCATTGTTAGCCCTTCGGGCATGTTCG CCAATACCGATACCAAACGGATGTGGAATGTGACCAAGAACATTTACAGGTTTAGTCCTGCTTTGGTGACTGAGAGCGTCGGCATGCACACTGTAAACGAG CGGATCAGCCTTAATGCCCATCTCACTACGACGAGATTCTTCTACAAATTGATCCGAAACTCCGAAGGCTGGgtaaatgatgatgggtga